The genomic stretch TGGAGCGTTGTGGCCGGCGATCAAGCGTCGAGCTTCATGCTCGCGGTAGAGGCTGTATTTCCACTCGTAAGCATTGCGGCCATCGAAGAAGGCTGAATGAGGATCTCGCCAATATCGAAGGCGACAGAATTCGTACGCAGTCAGCCATAGAAATACGATTGCTAGGAGGACTTTGGTAGCATTCAATTTGAGGAGTCCCCGGAGGATGAAATAGACAAAGGTCGTTCGCGGGGGTTTCATCCTCAAGGGCTATCGACTTATTTGCGACAGCCAAGTAGTTACGGCGCAAATGATGAAAGAATTGAGGAAGGGCAACGCGTCCTTTGTGTCATATCGGACTGGTTACACGGTCATGCAGAAACCCCGCGTAATTTTAGCAGTCAAAGCCTATCTATCCTGAGGCTGTATTCTTGCTTTTCCTGTATGTACAGAATCACTTTGGTGATCAGGCTTCATAAGTACTGCGTGCAGAGGACATTCAATTAAGAAACATAAACCCGCTTTCCCTCTGACAACTCGCGATCTTACCAAACGGATCAAGGCGACTAGGATATATGTGCACATTTCACCACAAATTAGGTCCTCGGAAGTAGCCTTTGCGGCAGTAATAGAGAACTACGAAGGTGAGGTATTTTGAGATCGCCGACTGAAATCAAGTTCCTACGGTGTCAAGCAGTAAGATAGGGCAGTAGGTAGTTCAGTTTATCTGGCTTCTGCAGTACAGCCATCCGCGCCTATTTCCACTAATTAGGGTAGCCTAGTTCCACTGATTTTACAAGAGGGACACTTCTGCGGTAGGATCCTTCCCTTATCAGGAGTAGTTCTCGCCAGCCCTAAGTAATTCTCAGACCTCTATTCATGAGAAGTTCTTACGCTAATTAACCTGTTAGTGTTGCGAcctcctcttttcctgcCTCTGCTATTTTAGAGTATCCAGCAATAATCGTGATATAGCGTCAGAAGGTTATGGGCCAAGTACACCGGAACCGTTTCCTATCTTTTACAAGATGCTCAGGGCTATTAAGATTAGTTTACTCCCGTCCCAAGACAATACTCGCCCACACGCCCCAAGAACTGCTTGGAAATACTACATAAATATTGTTAATGCCGTTGCAATTGCATAACCACAACTTCCGTGTTGAAAATATCCAAGTGCTATTACATGCTACGATCAGCGGCTGAGACGGTTTGCTGAAGGTATTCTCTCCTACAATATCCCTCAACTCTATGCCGAATTCCAACAACGATATAAACGTTCAACCTTCATAATAAATAATGATTCTTATCCATAACAACCATGCTTTCTCGCGCATCAATATGCTAGTCCTCAGCCACCTTAAATTCTCTGGAAAAGGTTCTGAACCTCGCTCGGATCGAATGGAGCCTGGTCCACCGCATTGCCCCCGACATAAAATACCGTTAACGGCAATTCATCCTCACTATGCAGGGGGGCAATAAATCCAGAATCCACAATGTAAAAATCAAGATCCAGACGGTTTTCGGCCTCGTTATGGAGAATGGGAGCGATTGGCGATTCTGGTCCAATGTTGGGGTCCAGTAATGAATGATGGTCGGCTTGCCACTCTGGATGGCTTCGAAGGCCAGTCCGGGACTGGAAGGAAACATAGGAGTTAGTTTTGGTGATCGTCAACAAGAGGGAGATGAAAGGTATGAAGACATACTCTTGGATTGTTTGGACAGACATGTTGAGTATATTGGGACAGGGCTTGATATATCAAGTGAGGGTTTGTTGTTTCTGAGCGTATAGGGATGATTAAAGGAATAGATTGAGAGGTAGATTAGGAGGAATAGGAACGCCAATTTATAGACGGATAGGAGGGGTATCAGCTACGATGTTGAGAAGCCATAAAATGTAGATCTGGTGGGGCTTTGATGATCGGCAAGCTGAATATTTGTTGTCATTACCGAAATGGGTGGAGATCCGGAAATGCGACTGGCGAGTCAAATCCCCAGAAGAAATACCGCGAGATCTGATTAAACAGGATTTAGCAGCTAGTGAGCTATTAGCTTTTCAGCTCAGCCTCGCCGGAGTATTTAGGAAGCCTGTACTTCGTCATCGCGAGCGACGACTCGAATTACCCCACCAACAGCCAGTGACATGTCTTATCTTATACCCACTCCAGGTTCAGCTGAAGCTCGTCAATCATTGTGGGTTAATCGATTACCCACATTGTTTCATAGGCATACAAGTAATTTAGCAAGATAGTACTTTATAGGGGCAGAATCTTAGCTTGGTAACCCAATCGGTACCCATATGGGTAATCCCATTTGCTGGTTATAGACTTATCGAGGTGTGATTCCCACTAGGAGTCACCTAACCCACTCAGCCAAAAGACTCACAATTGAATCCTTGTTCAGGATTCAATCGGTTAGGTGATATATAGATAGGGTAGTTTTACCTAGGTCCTAGACTATTAGACCTAGAACTACAGAAGCCATCTACCCTTTTGAACATATTTCTAGATACAACCATATGAATGAAGACGCCACTAGCCTTGGACTAAATGGTACAAATAGTACTACCATAGCTGAACATACGTAAGACGCCTCCACCGGGGCTGCTCATAGTAACGGTCAAGAACCATGATTTCCTCTGCCCCCCAAGGTCCGTCTACCGGTGATGCAGTCCGCTGTTTTTGGGTCTCTC from Aspergillus oryzae RIB40 DNA, chromosome 1 encodes the following:
- a CDS encoding uncharacterized protein (predicted protein); the protein is MKPPRTTFVYFILRGLLKLNATKVLLAIVFLWLTAYEFCRLRYWRDPHSAFFDGRNAYEWKYSLYREHEARRLIAGHNAPSDPYVLCQSKNGSNYMRLVRDGQTGWVRLFRGLGRIFVGRIGSARAQRPLS